The DNA window attccccatcctcggttagaaccgttggccgagctcgagggcgagctcaataagattcctatgattaggaaacaatactcggaaactgagctcgtcaagggcgacctcgtgttcaatatctcgtcttcggacgaagagactgagggtgaggatttcttttttatgccttactgctttagcggcgaaaactaaccttgtttccttgtttttcggtagtgaacatattgaataagctgagccgcaaatcttcggagtccaaggagccggagaggccgaaaatcaccagctcggcgtctgatgccgagaggactccgaagaggcaaaaaacctcttcggatccgaagaagccggagtcgacttcggcaagtaggaaggggaagacccagaagcccccgagagcgccagagaaagacgtggtcttggcgcctccttcggaacatatctgtgagccctttttatggcccacggacttcgccgaggtgaattctcttcttgattttctggccttgcttttttcctgtattttttgtggcccctctgttgactttttgctttttccattttcagaggaacgatatgctctccaagctcgtcgccgttgaactctccaaagcgtccaacgactatgctgagatgcagaggaagttggcggctgcttgtcaccgggccgagcaagctgaggcaaactttgagaaagccagagctgctaggatttcggcccaggatgaagctcagtttgccaaaaaccagctcgtcatccagcgagagcagacgaaacggagggatgctgccgccgtggttgcccaaggggaggttctccgtgctttcgcagagaaactctttctgagcaaccaattttcagcctttgtcggtgatctgctgaaactgatgaccgataaagccgagcagggtcccgaagtcatcctgccgctgtacggccgagagatagcagctcggcttcagagtctgccggtgcttgaggagcttgcttcgtcctcggtcctgctttctgcagaccaagttcgtagttgccgagctgaccgcgatgagaacatggaggctatctttgcctccatagggtcagtttcacccgctccaattttccatggagagggtgagaccgagcagcatgagcggcagaccggcgatgagcaggccgagcaggaggcgcagcagatcggctacggtggcgccgagcaggctggggagagcagggaggccgaggctgaagctgaagcagacgagaaggaagctgaacctcaccgagaaggcggagacgaagctggcggagtatgatttcgtctcccttctcttagtttagtttcttccttcttgtaaaacggccttgaagcccttgtgtagaaaaaattttttcttatgaatgaaaaaattcttctttctgctcttgtgtcttcgtatagcctttcgtactctcttttactcctgttgtggtttactacctgctcagtaatctgaaatgccgaactgacatagctgctctatattctgaactcttaaggagctggaggtacttcactggaagcggctgtactcttcggctttagacgaagctgagaaaagagccatagctgaccaggtgaagaatgacgaactcttggctcgttcagtgaagctggaggccgacaataaggacttagagtccgaaaagaaagatctggaggccgagctgaataccgccgtcgctgagaggactgcgtatgaggatttcatctgcaggcgcgggggaatgaccatctctgaagttcaggaacgagttgacgaactgtgggaggaatatcatgtactccggaggaacaatgcgctggagagctcggcttgccaacaagtcgtgaaatcattgcggcgctgggcttctcgatacgacatcattctttcccggcgtccctcaatcgagagattccttaggcatttcccgtcaacagatggtcacactccagctcaaacccctgattcacttgctcaaaaccttactccaagtcagcaacgaactcaggaacagccggaaacgtcaagacgagaacggactcaggaggaaccggaaacgtcaagacaaggacggactgaagttcgtagaggagctgtgattatgagtgagcaagatcaacaaatgcttcgtgaagagactcttcgccgccgaggtgctagagcttcccgggctcagggaagaggcggtaggtcgattagagcatctcgtcgacctgcttattcttcagctgccgagaacgcccgaactcggcttcacgaggattttgtgaatagatggctcaactttagcaaccagggacagtagaatagtcctttgtaatagcgtaacgccttctcgtagggcagcggagttgtatgccgaacaagttttaataaatgaaatcttcatttcgcttctatcactgcgtatttacagctcagcgaaaaaatttcatcgtgctcgtcctcggtcttatgaagtaaacttctttgaccggactcgtcctcggtcttatgaagtaagcttctttgaccggactcgtctttggtcttatgaagtaaacttctttgaccggacttagtcctcggtcttatgaaataaacttctttgaccggattcgtctttggtcttatgaagtaagcttctttgaccggactcgtctttggtcttatgaagtaaatttctttgaccggactaagcttgtgtcctaatttggcgagttttatcgcttggatcggactttcccttgtcctaattcggcgagttttatcgcgtggatcggactatccatttgttgcagttcgtttcagacgaactgcttgttttttaagccgaattgtggtcttgtatcttcttcagaagcttggactcacaatcgttggcttattgttgcagttcgtttcagacgaactgcttgtttcttaagccgaattgtggtcttgtatcctctttagaagcttggactcacaatcgttggcttatatatgttctaaaaaggggatcagcctttgaagaacaagatacctcagtaacatttgtaagagacgacacgcacatagacagacaaaacgtacagacaaacaaaacgcacatagacaaacaaagcaagcacatacccctaggaccgaactagacacaagactgactgaccggactgtctcttacaaatggaacttcttgaggttggaaacgtaccatgttcggggtgcttgttctcctgacatgtgagtcaatttataagaccctttgccgaggacttctggcacccgatatggaccttcccatgtgggttcgagtttgcccagcttttctgctcggcttacttcgttgtttctcaagacgagatctcccacttgaaattgcagctttttcaccctttggttataataccgggctacttgctccttgtacttggctgcttttatgcaggccaattctcttctttcttcggccagatctagttcggctctcagtccgtcctcattcagttctgctgagaaattaagagttcagggactgggtatgccgatctcaaccggaatcacggcttcagtgccgtacaccatcgagttcggctccggtgtgacttcggtcatttcgccggcctctgactccggctgctgtgattgctatgcttgatggtgccgagctgattgctcggcacttttaagcgcaatctgcaaacactcgctcttttttgatcacctcagatgaccgctatccctcctttagtggggagggagttcggcgaggatgtccctgatcgccaaaaggagttcggcgagtttgtccctgatcgctatgatcgggtttcctcctgtctcctcgggatgagctgtctaaagaccgtttgcgacggtctgcctcatcggcacgggagaactggtccgcaatgtcccacatctgttgagctgtttgcggactgcattccacgagctttctgtagagagctccgggcaggattccattttggaacgccgaaatgacaagtagatcattgagatcatctacttgtaggcattccttgtggaacctcgtcataaagtcgctgatcttttcgtcgcgaccttgacgtgtagaaagcagctgagccgaagtgattcgggcttccactttctgaaagaacctcctgtggaaagcatccattagatctcggtaagatctaatgctgccttgggggaggctatcgaaccaccttcttgcgttcccgataagcagctcgggaaacagcttgcacatgtggacctcattgagaccctggttcgccatgttatactgatagcgtcccaggaagtcatgaggattcaccaacccgtcataagtcatcgacggagttcggtagttctgtggaaggggagttcgggtgatatcgtccgagaacggagtcttcaatgctccgtacatggcgaacccgacatctcttcggtatggaggagatggagatctcctgtgattccggtaccgaggaggaacaggaacatgtcggggttgaggattcttctttctggaagacacggcactactgcggtagtgactttcatgtctggatgaggaaggagaatccaccgttttcgtcttcggctgttggctcttttgcaggaaggctaagaactcatcctgcttctcagccaagaacagcttgacagcctcattcaaatcaggctgctgagaagactcggtgcgacgacttctggagtggcttgttccttcaccgtgaggactggagacagatttctcacgaggctgctttccaggcctatgggctgctggactagcttcctcatggttatcacggacggaggcacgggtgttatgtgatctagtatgcattttttttttttgtggtgaaaaaagggtcaaaaattcgctttatcacagatttggttctctgtttcccacagacggcgccagtgatggcttggcgaatttttgatggtgatgaatgcaggaaaatgcagatcacgacacagagatttacgtggttcgatttactgaggtaaatctacgtccacgggaagaaaagagggtagagttgtattgcttgatctgttttctacagcttacaatacagacttgctatatgatcttttatgtctagagagctcccTCAGAActtctgatctaagttctatttatacattgaactaagatcgtggcttgcatcaccactaactaggtcgtggcttacatcaccactaactaggtcgtggcttacatcaccactaagtatgtcgtggatgtcgtggaggtcatgagatcctgcatgggtccaccacgaaatagatcgtgtagtggaggtcgtggaggttctgcatgggtccactatctcccagttcggtcgaatactgagaccgaactgctgaactattgccgagcagcttttgccgatctgagagtagagcttgattggtcggcttttaccgagctgtaggctgggccgaactctttggtaatgccgaactgattctcttccttggtctttgggctgatgggccgtcactgctattgggcttgtttagtacgtaccccatcagatATCATGGTGCAAGAGTTGCAAAATGAGGTTAGCCCTTTGTTTACTTAGTTTGGTCACCATTGAAATTTGATGGTTATGTAGGCAAATGAATGTTAatgattttttgtgtttgatttGTTTATAATGATTCAAGCTTCAAAATACAAAAAGGATGATTGCTACAATGGATCAACAACAGGAAATGTTTGTTACTACTTTCGCGGATGAAATGTTAATTTCAACCCATTCTTTAAATTGGATCTGTTGAGAATCTGAATAATTCTTATTTAGCCTTATTtctgtaataatggagtgctcatttcagttggaagaagaaggcagagttcggtaagctcggctttgagctggaactagccgagaagaagaaggcagaagaaggaagctcggctttgagctggaactagccaagaagggagttcggtcttgagccgagaagggagttcggtcttgagccgagaagggagttcggtcttgagccgagaaggaagaagcaacctagccgaactagccgttggagcagcagttagttagctgagatgtagcggttattcttcttgttttcttgattcttgttgtagctagttagtagcagttgctacttgattgtagagctttaaatagctcataaaccgtgtatgtagtttaggagttttatcaataaagagttttccagtttctctccaagattatcatcttcaatactcaaagtgtgagtgtgtgtgtttctgcattgtgtgatctcatacaacagtgagtgtgtgtgtgatcttcttgagtgtgtgaaagccttgtgtgtctAAATcacaacaagtggcgccgtctgtgggaagggatattgaagctgatttgcagaggatcaaacggtttcagagatggcagcaaggcttgatgcagaaaagttcacaggcaagaatgattatagcctgtggaagatgaaaatgaaggcggttttgattcaacaaggcttggccgcagttcttgcaaaaccagaggagaaaggaaaggctccagtgcttgatgataaagctcaggcaaagatggaggagatgcagctcaaggcacattctgcagtgattctgtgccttggagataaggtcttgaaggatgttcaagaagccaagactgtggtggagatcttggacaagttggatgaagtttacttggccaaatccttggctaaccggctgtatctcaagaagaggctgtatgcctatagtttttctggagataggtccatcattgagcagctagaggagttcaacaagatcattgatgacctgggatctgttgatgtcaagatttcagatgaggataaggccattctcacattgaatgccttgcctagctcgtatgaccagttaagtgatgcaattatctatggaagagataaacctatcacctatgcagaagtctattcagccttgatggccaaagaactccagaagacagccaacagaggctctgcaagctccaatgttcaagctgcagaggccttgaatgtgaagaagttcaagaagcagaacttcaagaagaagtttgagggccctaaaccctcaagttctgatgctcagaaggaaaccagagcttgctattggtgcaagaaacctggacatttgaagaaagattgtcatgcatggaagagaaagatggcctctgagggacacaaccaatctgattgtgtggagagtgctgatcccccggctcaacttatgaatattagtgacagtggggtcagtcacaggtggataatggactcggggtgcagcttccatatgtgccccaatagaagctggtttcatgatcttcaagaagcatcgggtacggttgttcttggaaataatcacatttgtcagatcagaggaatagggaaggtaaagctaagcctacaagatggctctataaagatcctaactggggtgaggtatattccagaagtgaagaggaatctcatctcattgggaatgctggagcagagagggttcaccatattgatgagtcaaggaaaattgtttgttaaatctggagatgcagtgatgatggaggctgacagagagcatattctctattatctgaaggctaaggctgttgatggagaaagcaatgctgtgtcagatgattccctaatgctatggcacaagaggctgggccatccagcagaaggaagcttgaaagaactcatcaagaagggcctgatctctggagatttcaacaagatggacccctgtgagcagtgtatacttggaaaagcaaagaaggcaccctatcctacaggtattcactcttctacagcccctttagactacatacatagtgatctttgggggccttcaccggtgtgttcaattggtggaggaaagtattatctagctatcattgatgactatacaaggaagttgtgggtatatattcttaaggaaaaatctgaaacactcacaaagttcaagatatggtgtaaggaggttgagctagagaagggtagaagtgttaaatgcttaagaacagacaatggcctagagttcttgtctgctgagtttgatctgttttgtaaagagaagggtatgaagaggcaccgtactgttcctggtaatccccagcaaaatggtgttgtggagaggatgaataggactatcctagagagggtgaggtgcctgcttcttggttctggtttgagcagcaggttctggggtgaggctgtgtatacagcagcctatcttatcaataaatgcccatctactgccctgaaatctgaaactcctgattacatgtggtatggagctcatagtgactactcaaagtacaaggtgtttgggtgtgtggcctatgctcatgctaggcaaagcaagcttgaagctagggctctgaaatgtattatgttggggtatcagaggggtgttaaggggtataggctctggtgtattgagcccggtaagcagaaggtcttggtgagtagggatgtggtgttcttggaggatcagatgccatacctgaaagataagctggactccagtgaagatgagggtgatttcttcaaggtggagcctgtgggggttggcctaggagcaggtggagtcactgactcagggagtgagtctgattcagataaagaagaggctccaactcagggcaaccaggctggtgagtctatatcagactctatcagagactatcagcttgcaagggacagagttagaagagaaacaaggccaccaacaaagttctctgatgttgtgtattatgctctgtgtgcagctgaaagtattgatggtgcagatccactcacatataaagaagctatgcagagtaaagatagagaaagatggattgaagccatgaatgaggaaatagagtctttactcaagaacaaaacatggattttggtggacaaatccaagctgagtacagatggtaaggaaaggaggctggtaagctgtaagtggttgtttaaaagaaagattgagaccactgataaggatagagtcaggttcaaggcaaggctggtggctagaggctttacacagcaggagggaatcgatttcaatgaagtgtttgcacctgttgtgaagcacacttcaattaggatcctattggctgtggtgaatcagcttgactgggagctacaacagcttgatgtgaagacagccttcctcaatggagatctagaggaaactatcttcatggaacagccagagggctatgtgaagattggagaagaaggcaaggtgtgcctgttacagaaaagtctttatggacttaagcaaagtcctagacagtggaataagaagtttgatgcacagatgaagaagattggcttctccaagtcagaatatgatgattgtatttacatcaagaaggcaggcaggactcccattgcctacctattactctatgtggatgatatgctacttgcagggccttctatgacagaaattcagaaagttaaacaagatctgaagtcaagctttgaaatgaaggatctaggagagtcaaggaagatcctaggcatacatattcagagagatagaggctgcaagaagctgtggatgctgcaaactgactatattgagaagggaagagtgaaggtgattaagattaacatcttgcacaatccggctgacatgctaacaaagtctctaggtagagacaagtttgatcattgcaagaagttgatcaatgtttgtgcaagaactgagatgagccctcaggtggagaattgtaataatggagtgctcatttcagttggaagaagaaggcagagttcggtaagctcggctttgagctggaactagccgagaagaagaaggcagaagaaggaagctcggctttgagctggaactagccgagaagggagttcggtcttgagccgagaagggagttcggccgagaagggagttcggtcttgagccgagaagggagttcggtcttgagccgagaaggaagaagcaacctagccgaactagccgttggagcagcagttagttagctgagatgtagcggttattcttcttgttttcttgattcttgttgtagctagttagtagcagttgctacttgattgtagagctttaaatagctcataaaccgtgtatgtagtttaggagttttatcaataaagagttttccagtttctctccaagattatcatcttcaatactcaaagtgtgagtgtgtgtgtttctgcattgtgtgatctcatacaacagtgagtgtgtgtgtgatcttcttgagtgtgtgaaagccttgtgtgtctAAATCACAACAATTTCTGTATAATTTCTTACTCTTGTCTCTATCTATAATtcacattaattaatttcttcatTCTTATATACATCTataattcatatttatatttgtatTCTTTTATATACATATTTGTATCTTTCAATGcatatactactattactttTATGAACAAACAAACATATGTAGTTTCTTTCATTACTCATCTCTATAATCATATTGGTGGTGAGATATAACTATTAATAGCGGCCCTCTCATCATGGTTTCCTTTTTATTCACATATCCCCCCAATTTTGGACTTCCATATATGCTGAATAAATTAACATAAGAAATTACAGAAATAGTAAAAATCGAAATCCATCAACAGTGAAAATGTTAAAGAAGATTGAAAATAATTAAGCTTCATATCATCTATACAAAGGACATAATTGCTACTACTATCGCACCACAAAATCATACTACTCCTCCTAGTAAAATCAATTCCCCAACACAAGAAATTTAATTCCTTTTTTTCAccacaaaaaaagagaggaagCCAGCGCGCTGACTTCAAAGCCAGAGCGCGCCCGGCTTCCTTCAGCAGCGGCACCAAAGCGCCGCCAATGTGCGCCGCCATGACTCTATCCATCGGCCCGACGAGTTTTCCGCCGACGAAAACCACCGGCATGGCGGCTGCTCCGCCGAGCAGGTGCGAGAGCGCGGCCTCGATGTCCCGGCCCATGGGATCGTGGTCGAGCTCGTAGACGGTGGGGCTGACGCCCATCCCGCAGAAGAGGCGCTTGACGGCGTGGCACATGCAGCACGTGCTCATGCTGAATATCACCACCGCGCTGCCCGACGCCAGCCACACCACCCTCTCCAGAgcgtcggcggcggcggcggcggaggaggaggaggagttgCTCGAATCTGATTGGTACtgcattttgatttttgatgatGTGTATATGCTTTTAGAGTGGTCCAAACGAATTCTATTTATAGAGAGTGAGATTTAGTCCGAGGATACTAAAGTCTGATGAAATGAgatttatttatagagtttgaGGGAGAGGGGTAATTTTGTCCTTCCATTTTTCCAcgctgtgtgtgtgtgtgtttgtgtgtgtatttCATTACCAACATACCGTACATACTTCAAGTGAGAGAAAAATGCAATTCTCGTAAAATTAGAAGAATGTTTTATTCATTATAAAATTCATatgataaataaatgaaaatttcaattccatcattttatcaaatttggGGATACATGAATACACATATGCGACACCATTATCTATATCACCGATATGTACATGTATGACCAAACTTAGCagccaaattaaattaatcgtCTTAAACAATTGGAAATTTTAGAATTTCAtgatttatttcaaattttgaaacgTGTAGTGCTAGTTAAAACTAAAATGTGACGGAACTTTGTAATATTACAAGTTGATAACCCTTTATTAAATacttaataaatatattttcattatACAAGTATTATGACCCAATTGCTTTAACCTACATCTAGCACGAGATAATGGATTTACTTATTGGCCTATCAATCAATTAGGGATTATAGTGGGTGagtaataatactaataataaaaaataattaattagaaaTAGAATATAATAATGTAATTGTGAGTGTGGGGGATTTATAATAATGGGCTTACTCATAAATATGGAACACCCATGTTTTTTATCCAACGGTCTTTAAGTGTATTAGACTATTAGTTAATGCTCAATATCCCAACTACTTTAAATCTCCTCTTTGGAGACAACGTATATTGGACAAAATAATTAGCTATTGTTTATGATGTGGGCAGTcctcttttatttaatttggctAAATTATTTTTACAGCTAATATGTATATTGGGGGATTTTTAAATAGTAACCtaaaagttcatgtattttcTATGAATTCGACGCATGTGTTTTTTGGTTATTATGCCTTAAATCTGTATAGATCATGTTTTTGAATTGAGATAGATAGGATTATGTTTTCGAATTGGGATAAAATCttatgtgtgcctatttatatggaAGTAAGACACATAATTGTGTAATATGAAATATGTAACCACAATCTGAATATAATATGTTCTCTATttcttgcccgtggatgtaaccagttggtgaaccacgtaaattctgtgtttcTTTATATTTCTGTTGGTCTCGATTACACAACTactctattctgtcacaacatTTTTTATGATATTACAAAATGAAATTACAGTATGcagtagtatataattatattgaaAATTAGGTGCACGTAACAAACTAATTTAACTAACATATCGAGTGAGAATAGTCTGGTGTATattgaattatattatttttattaggaCTTTGCATTAGTTTGGTAGTGATGACATAAACAGTGTGTTCTTTAAGTAATTTACTATGCAGCGACTTCAAAAAAATACTTATGCAACTTAAATTTGGAGCAATATAATATGACGTAATAAATCGCCGCCTTCTCAATAATTGCTATTAATAAAACAGAACAACGTACTGGCATATTTTGTTAAAGCAATTGTAGTGTTCTTCCATATCAAACCTTTAACGTTCAGGCAGatattacaaaaattaaattatttctttGAGTTGGTATTATTTTAGTTGAAAATTGTTTAAAAACCTATGCAATTTGGATATATTTTGATTGATTCCGACAATTTAAAATCCgccacaaaaaatatgaaatttgaatttgttttcaaCTATCTCACGCCAAAATAACTCTGGTCATATATGTGTAATATATCAGCGATATTTTTCAAACAAATGACGTCATTTTCTTCATGAATAGACGACATCGTTTAAACTCGCCACCGCTTCATGATTTCTAAGGTTCCATACAGTTTAACCAATAAAATTATCATGAAATAATTGAGAACAAAATCAATCTTCATAAATTTTCCGATTAATATTCAAAGTTGCAGGAGACCTAAATTTGActaaacttaatatttttttccgCCCTTATTTTAATAGACCGTGGCCAGGATGAGAGCCTTACTCAAATATGGGACCTAGTAATACATTTTTTTAGGTAAATAGAAATTAAAACATATTCTTATTTAACAAATATAAAGCCTTTTAATTCAAAATCCAGCAGTAATTGTGAATGTTTAAAGTTCAACTACTGTAGTGACAtcatataaagaaaaaataaagttatGCGACCCTCTACATTATTGGGGTGGATATTTGATGAAT is part of the Salvia splendens isolate huo1 chromosome 6, SspV2, whole genome shotgun sequence genome and encodes:
- the LOC121809213 gene encoding glutaredoxin-C3-like, translated to MQYQSDSSNSSSSSAAAAADALERVVWLASGSAVVIFSMSTCCMCHAVKRLFCGMGVSPTVYELDHDPMGRDIEAALSHLLGGAAAMPVVFVGGKLVGPMDRVMAAHIGGALVPLLKEAGRALALKSARWLPLFFCGEKKELNFLCWGIDFTRRSSFSNLWKRCKSIKKGGSLMKSKSFPLNLEENKVAPPGYLPIYVSRDKKRSMIKTEHLNNRLFKSLLEKAEYESE